A window from Sphingopyxis alaskensis RB2256 encodes these proteins:
- the dnaK gene encoding molecular chaperone DnaK produces the protein MAKVIGIDLGTTNSCVAVMEGGKPKVIENSEGARTTPSIVAFTKDGERLIGQPAKRQAVTNPDNTLFAIKRLIGRRFDDPTTKKDMELVPYKIVEGPNGDAWVEAAGEKYSPSQVSAFILQKMKETAEEYLGEKVEKAVITVPAYFNDAQRQATKDAGRIAGLEVERIINEPTAAALAYGLDKDEGKTIAVYDLGGGTFDVSILEIGDGVFEVKSTNGDTFLGGEDFDSAVVEYLADSFKKKENMDLRTDKLALQRLKEAAEKAKIELSSAAQTEINLPFITARMEGGTTTPLHLVQTVTRSELEKLVDGLIKRTLEPCKKAMADAGIDKGAIDEVILVGGMTRMPKVREVVEDFFGKKPHTGVNPDEVVAMGAAIQAGVLQGDVEDVLLLDVTPLSLGIETLGGVFTRMIDRNTTIPTKKTQTYSTADDNQQAVTIRVFQGEREMAADNKLLGQFDLVGIPPAPRGVPQIEVTFDIDANGIVNVSAKDKGTGKEQQIRIQASGGLSEADIDQMVRDAEKFAEEDKKRREAAEARNQADSLVHATEKQLEEHGDKIDADTKAAVEAAIAETKTALEGDDHDAINAKAQALTDAAMKMGQQIYEKEQASAAGSADAGRAAGSEASDDEEVVDAEFSEVDDDKKD, from the coding sequence ATGGCTAAAGTTATCGGTATCGATCTCGGAACAACCAACAGCTGCGTTGCCGTTATGGAAGGCGGCAAGCCCAAGGTGATCGAGAATTCGGAGGGTGCGCGCACCACGCCATCGATCGTCGCCTTCACCAAGGATGGCGAACGCCTGATCGGCCAGCCCGCCAAGCGCCAGGCCGTTACCAACCCGGATAACACCTTGTTCGCGATCAAGCGCCTGATCGGTCGGCGGTTTGACGATCCGACCACCAAGAAAGACATGGAACTTGTTCCATACAAGATTGTCGAGGGGCCCAACGGCGATGCTTGGGTTGAAGCGGCCGGCGAGAAGTACAGTCCTTCCCAGGTTTCCGCCTTCATCCTGCAAAAGATGAAGGAAACCGCCGAAGAGTACCTAGGCGAGAAGGTCGAGAAAGCGGTAATAACAGTCCCGGCCTACTTCAATGATGCCCAGCGCCAGGCGACCAAGGATGCCGGTAGAATCGCTGGTCTCGAGGTCGAGCGCATCATCAACGAACCGACTGCGGCGGCGCTCGCTTATGGTCTCGACAAGGATGAAGGCAAGACTATTGCCGTTTACGACCTCGGCGGCGGTACGTTTGACGTATCGATCCTCGAAATCGGTGATGGCGTATTCGAGGTGAAATCGACCAATGGCGACACCTTCCTCGGCGGCGAAGACTTCGACAGCGCGGTGGTGGAATATCTCGCCGATTCCTTCAAGAAGAAGGAAAATATGGACCTCAGAACCGACAAGCTCGCCCTGCAGCGCCTCAAGGAAGCGGCGGAAAAGGCCAAGATAGAGCTGTCAAGCGCAGCACAGACCGAAATCAACCTTCCCTTTATTACTGCGCGCATGGAAGGCGGCACCACGACGCCGCTGCATTTGGTCCAGACAGTCACCCGCTCCGAACTCGAAAAACTGGTTGACGGTCTGATCAAGCGCACGCTCGAACCCTGCAAAAAAGCTATGGCTGATGCTGGGATCGACAAAGGGGCGATAGACGAAGTGATACTGGTGGGCGGCATGACGAGAATGCCCAAGGTACGCGAAGTGGTCGAGGATTTCTTTGGCAAGAAGCCGCACACTGGCGTTAACCCCGACGAGGTTGTCGCCATGGGTGCCGCCATCCAGGCGGGTGTCTTGCAGGGCGACGTCGAGGATGTTCTCCTGCTCGACGTGACCCCGCTGTCGCTCGGTATCGAGACGCTGGGCGGCGTATTCACCCGCATGATCGATCGCAACACCACGATCCCGACCAAGAAAACCCAGACCTACTCCACTGCGGATGACAACCAGCAAGCGGTGACCATCCGCGTGTTCCAGGGTGAGCGTGAAATGGCGGCGGACAACAAGCTGCTCGGCCAGTTCGATCTCGTCGGCATCCCGCCAGCGCCGCGCGGCGTGCCGCAGATCGAAGTCACTTTCGACATTGACGCCAACGGCATCGTCAACGTTTCGGCCAAGGACAAGGGCACCGGCAAGGAACAGCAGATCCGTATCCAGGCATCGGGCGGTCTCAGCGAAGCCGACATTGACCAGATGGTGCGTGATGCCGAGAAGTTCGCCGAGGAAGACAAGAAGCGGCGTGAAGCCGCCGAGGCTCGCAACCAGGCCGACAGCCTGGTCCATGCGACCGAAAAGCAGCTCGAAGAGCATGGCGACAAGATTGATGCCGACACCAAGGCAGCCGTCGAAGCTGCGATCGCCGAAACCAAGACGGCGCTTGAAGGCGACGATCACGATGCGATCAACGCGAAGGCTCAGGCCCTCACCGACGCTGCCATGAAGATGGGTCAGCAGATCTACGAGAAGGAGCAGGCCTCTGCCGCCGGCTCTGCCGATGCCGGTAGAGCTGCCGGTTCGGAAGCTTCGGATGATGAAGAAGTCGTCGACGCCGAATTCTCCGAGGTCGATGATGACAAGAAAGACTAA
- a CDS encoding sensor histidine kinase translates to MKRQFQSSFRDMMPAGTSSVTPLPSTEDLTSMLAVLAAGLETLEFADEQEAIKLRRKMRLALLNSARLVSNWSVPAAHSPLQELVDVPELIEHLMDQIQSGIPVEAEFEKTLETGLWPVRVAPASFASALSALLENAFLAAGGNGGKVSLRLRNRPAIDALPERIEIEVADNGPGLRRDAIALAFEPFYSNWGADQRLGLGLTHAQRFAQKSGGSISLVPRSPSGVRAVLWLPRAYDHSASRSSQIADVILLR, encoded by the coding sequence ATGAAGCGTCAATTCCAGAGTAGCTTTCGGGACATGATGCCAGCAGGAACGTCGTCAGTGACCCCTCTGCCATCGACGGAAGACCTGACAAGCATGCTTGCCGTGCTGGCTGCGGGCCTTGAAACGTTGGAATTCGCCGATGAGCAGGAGGCGATCAAGCTTCGTCGCAAGATGCGTTTGGCGCTACTCAATTCGGCCAGATTAGTAAGCAATTGGTCTGTTCCAGCTGCTCATTCGCCGCTTCAAGAATTGGTCGATGTGCCAGAGTTGATCGAGCATTTGATGGACCAGATCCAGTCAGGAATTCCAGTGGAGGCGGAGTTTGAAAAGACTCTTGAAACAGGTTTGTGGCCGGTTCGGGTTGCCCCTGCCTCTTTCGCCAGCGCCTTATCGGCCCTGCTTGAAAATGCATTTCTGGCTGCCGGAGGAAATGGTGGGAAAGTATCTTTGCGCTTGAGGAACCGCCCGGCGATTGACGCTCTCCCCGAGCGGATTGAAATTGAAGTTGCCGACAATGGCCCTGGGCTCAGACGCGATGCGATCGCGCTGGCTTTCGAGCCGTTCTATTCGAATTGGGGCGCTGATCAACGCCTTGGGCTCGGACTTACTCATGCGCAGCGCTTCGCACAGAAGTCGGGAGGCAGCATAAGCTTGGTGCCTCGATCACCCAGTGGGGTCCGCGCAGTCTTGTGGCTGCCGCGCGCATACGACCATTCCGCCAGCCGATCCAGCCAGATCGCTGACGTGATCCTTCTGCGTTAG
- a CDS encoding DnaJ C-terminal domain-containing protein, translating to MADPYTILGVSRTADQSAIKKAYRKLAKELHPDRNKDKPDAAARFAEVTQAYDLLSDAEQRARYDRGEIDEHGNPRAPYGFEDFQGHGPFSGGGPFRSAQDGATSFHFSGDSEELGDIFADLFGRGRGAGGREYRPRGSDVLYAVNVPFENIATAKPFAINLDGGEQLEVKIPPGTQSGDRLRVAGKGRPGPGGRGDAILELTVTLHPFFRQDGDDIRLDLPIRWDEAVLGAKVRVPTIDGPIMLTVPKGSTSGRVLRIKGKGMARRQGGRGNQLVRLMVDLPQNDKSLEAWAKEWREKNEYNPRSKLGV from the coding sequence ATGGCAGATCCTTATACGATACTCGGCGTATCGCGCACCGCAGATCAGTCTGCGATCAAGAAAGCCTATCGCAAACTCGCCAAAGAGCTTCATCCCGATCGCAACAAGGACAAGCCCGACGCGGCGGCCCGGTTCGCGGAAGTCACCCAAGCATACGATCTTTTGAGCGATGCCGAGCAACGCGCGCGATACGACCGCGGCGAGATCGACGAGCACGGCAACCCGCGCGCACCTTACGGTTTCGAAGATTTCCAGGGCCATGGGCCGTTCTCGGGCGGGGGACCGTTTCGATCGGCGCAGGATGGAGCGACATCCTTTCATTTCTCTGGCGATTCGGAGGAATTGGGGGACATCTTCGCCGATCTCTTTGGGCGGGGTCGCGGGGCTGGCGGGCGCGAATATCGCCCGCGAGGAAGCGATGTGCTCTATGCGGTAAATGTCCCGTTCGAAAATATCGCCACTGCAAAACCATTCGCAATCAACCTCGATGGCGGCGAGCAACTCGAGGTCAAGATCCCTCCGGGAACCCAGAGTGGAGATCGCCTGCGCGTTGCGGGCAAAGGGCGGCCCGGACCGGGAGGGCGCGGTGACGCGATTCTTGAACTGACCGTCACGCTCCACCCTTTCTTCCGACAGGATGGGGACGACATTCGCCTCGACCTGCCAATCCGGTGGGACGAGGCCGTACTCGGCGCAAAGGTGCGCGTACCCACGATCGATGGTCCGATCATGCTAACAGTGCCGAAGGGATCCACCTCGGGCAGAGTTCTGCGCATCAAGGGTAAAGGAATGGCCCGTCGCCAAGGTGGGCGCGGCAATCAACTGGTGCGGTTGATGGTCGACCTTCCGCAGAACGATAAAAGCCTGGAAGCGTGGGCCAAGGAATGGCGAGAAAAGAATGAATACAATCCCCGCTCGAAGCTGGGTGTCTAA
- the trxC gene encoding thioredoxin TrxC, translating to MEADKIKVVCPHCDAVNAIPPDRPAQAAKCGKCHKALFNGSPVDLLGQRFDRHITRSDIPVVVDFWATWCGPCRAMAPSFAQVTIAIEPRARFAKVDIDKAPELAARYGVQGVPALLIFKNGRLVDQRSGALPPSALRQWVEAHIG from the coding sequence ATGGAAGCCGACAAGATCAAGGTAGTTTGCCCACATTGTGATGCGGTCAACGCTATCCCGCCTGATCGGCCAGCCCAGGCCGCAAAATGCGGCAAATGCCACAAGGCGCTGTTCAATGGTTCGCCCGTCGACCTGCTGGGCCAGAGGTTCGATCGCCATATCACACGATCCGACATACCTGTCGTTGTGGATTTCTGGGCGACGTGGTGCGGTCCCTGCCGCGCCATGGCTCCATCATTTGCCCAGGTCACGATTGCAATCGAACCGCGCGCCAGGTTCGCAAAGGTCGATATCGACAAGGCTCCCGAACTTGCCGCCCGGTACGGCGTGCAGGGCGTCCCTGCCTTGTTAATATTCAAGAATGGACGGCTGGTCGATCAACGATCCGGTGCCTTACCCCCCTCCGCGCTTCGCCAATGGGTGGAGGCACATATTGGCTGA
- the clpB gene encoding ATP-dependent chaperone ClpB: MNLEKFTDRAKGFLQSAQTVAVRMSHQRITPVHILKALLEDEEGMAAQLIQRAGGSPPAAIGEVEKALHKFPAVSGSGAQTPPALDNDSARLLDQAEQLAKKAGDSFVPVQRILQAMALSDSTDAGKALQAAGVNAKSLEAVIQEVTGGRTADSASAEESYDALKKYARDLTQAARDGKLDPVIGRDEEIRRTIQILARRTKNNPVLIGDPGVGKTAIAEGLALRIANGDVPDSLKGRTLMALDMGALIAGAKYRGEFEERLKAVIDEVKNSDGQIILFIDEMHTLIGAGASEGSMDASNLLKPALSRGELHVIGATTLDEYQKYVEKDAALQRRFQPVYIDEPSVEDTISILRGLKEKYELHHGVNITDSAIVAAAQLSDRYIQNRFLPDKAIDLMDEAASRIRMEVESKPEEIENLDRRIIQLKIEESALAKESDEASKDRLATLRKELAELEQKSSELTTRWQNERDKIQAEAKIKEQLDLARLELEQAQRAGDLQKAGELSYGTIPSLEKQLEEARGANETALLREEVTEEDIASVVSRWTGVPVDKMMEGEREKLLKMEEFLGRRVIGQQQAVQAVSKAVRRARAGLQDPNRPLGSFLFLGPTGVGKTELTKALAEFMFGDERAMVRIDMSEFMEKHAVARLIGAPPGYVGYEEGGVLTEAVRRRPYQVVLFDEVEKAHQDVFNVLLQVLDDGRLTDGQGRVVDFSNTLIILTSNLGSQFLSNLTDDQKVEDVEPQVMDVVRSHFRPEFLNRLDEIILFHRLSQEHMAPIVDIQVKRVQKLLKDRKITLDLTEGARNWLGRVGYDPVYGARPLKRAVQRYLQDPLAEKLLAGEILDGSTVKVDEGEEGLVFVIPSQI, translated from the coding sequence ATGAACCTCGAGAAATTCACCGACCGGGCCAAGGGCTTTCTACAGAGCGCCCAGACAGTTGCCGTCCGCATGAGCCATCAGCGCATCACGCCAGTCCATATTCTCAAGGCATTGCTCGAAGATGAGGAGGGCATGGCCGCGCAGCTCATCCAGCGAGCAGGCGGTAGCCCCCCTGCCGCCATTGGCGAGGTTGAAAAGGCATTGCATAAATTCCCGGCGGTTTCCGGCTCCGGAGCGCAGACGCCGCCCGCCCTAGACAATGATTCGGCTCGCCTGCTCGATCAGGCCGAACAGCTGGCAAAGAAGGCCGGCGACAGCTTCGTTCCTGTACAGCGCATATTGCAGGCCATGGCCCTTTCCGACAGCACCGACGCAGGCAAGGCTTTGCAGGCTGCCGGCGTAAATGCGAAGTCGCTCGAGGCGGTGATTCAGGAAGTGACCGGCGGTCGCACCGCGGACAGCGCAAGCGCAGAAGAGAGCTACGATGCGCTCAAGAAATACGCCCGCGACCTGACCCAAGCGGCGCGCGACGGCAAGCTCGACCCGGTGATCGGCCGCGACGAGGAGATTCGTCGCACAATCCAGATTCTGGCCCGCAGGACCAAGAATAATCCCGTTCTTATCGGTGATCCCGGCGTGGGCAAGACCGCGATCGCCGAGGGGCTGGCGCTGCGCATCGCCAATGGCGATGTGCCCGACAGCCTCAAGGGCCGCACGCTAATGGCGCTTGACATGGGCGCGCTGATTGCGGGAGCGAAATATCGCGGCGAATTCGAGGAACGCTTGAAGGCCGTGATCGACGAGGTGAAAAATTCCGATGGGCAGATCATCCTGTTCATCGACGAGATGCACACGCTGATTGGAGCGGGCGCGAGCGAGGGCAGCATGGATGCCTCGAACCTCCTGAAGCCTGCGCTGTCGCGCGGCGAGTTGCACGTGATCGGCGCGACTACGCTCGACGAATACCAGAAATATGTCGAGAAGGATGCCGCACTCCAGAGGCGCTTCCAGCCGGTCTATATCGACGAGCCGAGCGTAGAGGACACGATATCGATCCTGCGTGGCCTGAAGGAAAAATACGAACTGCACCACGGGGTAAACATTACCGACAGCGCGATCGTGGCCGCTGCGCAGCTATCCGATCGCTATATCCAGAACCGCTTCCTCCCCGACAAGGCGATCGACCTGATGGACGAGGCGGCGAGTCGCATCCGCATGGAAGTAGAAAGCAAACCCGAAGAGATCGAAAACCTCGACCGCCGCATTATCCAGCTCAAGATCGAGGAAAGCGCGCTTGCTAAGGAAAGCGACGAGGCGAGCAAGGACCGGCTCGCCACCTTGCGCAAAGAATTGGCCGAGCTCGAGCAGAAATCGAGCGAGCTGACCACGCGCTGGCAGAACGAACGCGACAAGATTCAGGCTGAGGCAAAGATCAAGGAACAGCTCGACCTGGCCCGGCTCGAACTGGAGCAGGCGCAGCGCGCGGGCGACCTGCAAAAGGCGGGCGAGTTGTCTTATGGCACGATACCGAGCCTCGAAAAGCAGCTTGAAGAGGCACGTGGTGCAAATGAGACTGCGTTATTGCGCGAGGAAGTGACCGAGGAGGACATCGCCTCTGTCGTTAGCCGCTGGACAGGCGTGCCGGTGGACAAGATGATGGAGGGTGAGCGCGAGAAGCTGCTCAAGATGGAAGAGTTTCTCGGTCGCCGCGTGATCGGCCAGCAGCAGGCGGTACAGGCTGTCTCCAAGGCCGTGCGCCGAGCACGCGCAGGCTTGCAGGATCCGAACCGGCCATTAGGCAGCTTCCTGTTCCTTGGCCCCACGGGCGTTGGCAAAACCGAGCTGACCAAGGCTCTGGCCGAGTTCATGTTCGGCGACGAGCGCGCCATGGTGCGCATCGACATGAGCGAATTCATGGAAAAGCACGCGGTCGCCAGACTGATCGGCGCGCCTCCGGGTTATGTTGGGTACGAGGAAGGCGGCGTGCTTACCGAGGCGGTGCGGCGGCGACCTTACCAGGTGGTGCTGTTCGACGAAGTTGAGAAGGCGCATCAGGACGTGTTCAACGTTCTGCTGCAGGTACTCGACGACGGTCGCCTGACCGACGGGCAGGGCCGGGTGGTGGACTTCTCGAACACGCTGATCATCTTGACCAGCAACCTCGGCAGCCAGTTCCTCTCCAACCTCACCGACGATCAGAAGGTGGAAGACGTCGAGCCGCAGGTGATGGACGTGGTGCGCAGCCACTTCCGCCCCGAGTTCCTCAACCGGCTTGATGAAATCATTCTGTTCCATCGCCTGAGCCAGGAGCACATGGCACCGATCGTCGATATCCAGGTCAAGCGCGTCCAGAAGCTGCTGAAGGACCGGAAGATCACGCTCGACCTCACCGAAGGCGCGCGCAACTGGCTCGGTCGGGTGGGTTACGACCCGGTATATGGCGCCAGACCGCTCAAGCGAGCGGTACAGCGCTATCTGCAGGATCCGCTGGCGGAAAAGCTGCTGGCCGGCGAAATCCTTGACGGTTCGACCGTCAAGGTCGACGAGGGCGAAGAAGGTCTCGTTTTCGTCATTCCATCCCAGATCTGA
- a CDS encoding DUF5335 domain-containing protein: protein MEQIAKNEWAELCDRISKRLLGLRAEIEVQSLDLGDQIEAEFLPILGITYDHKDDVVVIALEGLAHLIPHPVDIQTKGYDDNIEAVLIVDKEGVRHLTSFREPLKLPPPPAE, encoded by the coding sequence ATGGAGCAAATTGCCAAAAACGAGTGGGCAGAATTGTGCGATCGCATTAGCAAGCGGTTGCTTGGCCTGCGCGCCGAAATCGAGGTCCAATCGCTGGATTTGGGCGATCAGATCGAGGCCGAATTTCTTCCAATCCTAGGTATCACCTATGATCACAAAGACGATGTCGTGGTCATCGCCCTTGAGGGGCTTGCTCACCTGATCCCGCACCCGGTCGATATCCAGACCAAAGGCTACGACGATAATATCGAGGCAGTCCTTATTGTGGACAAGGAAGGTGTGCGGCATCTCACATCATTCCGGGAGCCGCTTAAGTTGCCACCCCCGCCTGCTGAGTAA
- a CDS encoding YfdX family protein — protein sequence MTFRNLAHGVAAIALLAATACSDNAEKAADGQEASASATDTDQAAGGATAEDQVQLGTLLKEAVSALDETQAAISAIDAGNNKGAIDALARATGKLEIILTREPNLALAPVANSVIEHDVLATPGDVKALSDRIEDLTDEGRLQEARRLMEGLASEMVIRTSNLPLGTYPDAIKRAAALLDEQKPQEAKLVLLNALSTIVVTETVIPLPIVRAEASVEAARVVAAKENRTEQDNQAIAAELQKAREQIEMAQALGYATKKDLDDLQDAIKELERETGGGNAATRLFERIKGLFGKAREAVQPTKN from the coding sequence ATGACATTCAGAAATCTTGCCCATGGCGTTGCCGCCATCGCATTGCTTGCGGCTACGGCCTGTTCCGATAATGCCGAGAAGGCGGCGGACGGACAGGAAGCTTCGGCTAGCGCAACCGATACGGATCAGGCTGCGGGCGGCGCCACGGCCGAGGATCAGGTGCAACTCGGAACTCTGCTGAAGGAAGCGGTTTCCGCTCTCGATGAAACGCAGGCGGCTATCAGCGCCATTGACGCGGGCAATAATAAAGGGGCGATCGACGCTCTGGCCAGGGCCACGGGCAAACTTGAGATCATCCTGACGCGCGAACCCAACCTGGCACTTGCTCCGGTGGCCAATTCGGTCATCGAACATGATGTTCTTGCAACGCCAGGCGATGTCAAGGCGCTCTCCGACCGGATCGAGGATCTGACTGATGAGGGACGTTTGCAGGAAGCGAGGCGGCTTATGGAAGGCCTCGCAAGCGAGATGGTTATCAGGACCAGCAACCTTCCGCTGGGTACCTATCCTGATGCCATCAAACGCGCGGCCGCACTGCTGGACGAACAGAAGCCTCAGGAGGCCAAGCTCGTCTTGCTAAACGCCCTGAGCACCATTGTCGTGACCGAAACCGTAATTCCCTTGCCGATCGTTCGTGCAGAGGCAAGCGTCGAGGCTGCGCGGGTCGTTGCGGCAAAGGAGAACCGCACGGAACAAGACAACCAGGCAATCGCTGCGGAACTGCAGAAGGCCCGCGAGCAAATCGAGATGGCGCAAGCGCTCGGTTATGCAACCAAGAAGGATCTTGACGATCTGCAGGACGCGATCAAAGAACTTGAGCGAGAGACTGGCGGGGGCAATGCTGCAACTCGCTTATTCGAACGCATCAAGGGGCTTTTCGGCAAGGCCCGCGAAGCAGTACAGCCGACAAAGAATTGA
- a CDS encoding HdeD family acid-resistance protein has translation MATLAHKIPFPVCSLVGNWWTFVLRGVLALILAVLAVLMPASALLGLTIIFGAFSMVDGIFSLIAAFRNIRAGEKWGWLAFNGVVGIGTGIVVLITPMMASFVLSLFLWWMIAFWSSASGIAQIVTAIRLRKEIKGEFWLGLGGLLSLALAGFVIWMLLTAPVETFLALGWVLAFYAAMFGTVMLLLGFRLRRAAKADDTGVQPAS, from the coding sequence ATGGCAACACTGGCACATAAAATCCCATTCCCGGTCTGTAGTCTAGTAGGAAACTGGTGGACTTTCGTTTTGCGCGGTGTGCTTGCGCTGATCCTTGCGGTGCTCGCGGTGCTGATGCCTGCCAGCGCCTTGCTCGGGCTGACAATCATCTTCGGTGCCTTCTCGATGGTAGACGGAATATTCTCGCTTATCGCGGCTTTTCGCAACATCCGCGCGGGTGAGAAGTGGGGTTGGCTGGCATTCAACGGCGTGGTCGGCATCGGTACTGGTATTGTTGTGCTGATTACTCCGATGATGGCCAGTTTCGTGCTTTCGCTGTTCCTTTGGTGGATGATCGCATTCTGGTCGTCTGCCTCGGGCATCGCCCAGATCGTGACCGCCATTCGGCTGCGCAAGGAAATCAAAGGCGAGTTTTGGCTGGGGCTAGGGGGTCTGTTGTCCCTTGCGCTGGCCGGCTTCGTAATCTGGATGCTCTTGACTGCTCCCGTCGAGACATTCCTCGCCTTGGGCTGGGTCCTCGCGTTCTACGCCGCGATGTTCGGAACTGTCATGCTGCTCCTTGGCTTTCGCTTGCGGCGCGCGGCGAAGGCGGATGATACAGGCGTACAGCCGGCGAGCTAG
- a CDS encoding NADH dehydrogenase ubiquinone Fe-S protein 4, whose amino-acid sequence MHRGHNRPPRLSKQPGTNTISADVPMAKIYQEPRSTLQGGHRPQPWYLEFEARRPLGRDVFTGWITNDDPYRHIRVQFPDRDSAIAFAERQGWEYRVIHNSESRHLSSKIDQLYRGSDAPGNWPIRWSGEGKQISQNRLYRGAQAGERAEREKEFDPVDEALLESFPASDPPAFTGATIG is encoded by the coding sequence ATGCACAGAGGCCATAATCGTCCGCCGCGCCTATCGAAGCAGCCCGGCACGAATACTATTTCGGCCGATGTTCCGATGGCAAAGATCTACCAGGAACCGCGCTCCACGCTTCAGGGCGGGCACCGCCCGCAACCGTGGTACCTCGAGTTCGAGGCGAGAAGACCTTTGGGCCGCGACGTCTTCACGGGCTGGATCACCAATGATGATCCATATCGCCATATCCGTGTTCAGTTTCCTGACCGGGACAGCGCTATCGCATTCGCCGAGCGACAGGGGTGGGAATACAGGGTCATCCACAATTCGGAGTCGCGGCATCTCAGTTCTAAGATCGACCAACTCTATCGTGGCTCTGATGCGCCCGGGAACTGGCCGATACGATGGTCAGGAGAAGGCAAACAGATTTCCCAAAACCGGCTGTATCGAGGTGCGCAAGCCGGCGAGCGGGCTGAGCGCGAGAAGGAGTTCGACCCGGTGGATGAAGCGCTGCTCGAAAGCTTTCCAGCCTCCGATCCGCCGGCATTTACGGGCGCAACAATTGGCTAG
- a CDS encoding mechanosensitive ion channel family protein encodes MSNVIDEFELQALSVSSSLLEDAVRIVLVVFLASLAAALLSRLMRRIEQKMTSKRSDPDSVGRVATAYRNGLIFGRIVIWSVAGVTLLSIMGLSIAHLLTAAGVAGIAAGFAAQSLVKDYFSGFIILLEGQLRVDDIVEIGGHIGVVEEITLRSVRLRDYYGKVIFMPCGNITNVVNKTMEYSRSVIDVGIAYREKDRRGVGHYAQRCLADG; translated from the coding sequence GTGTCAAATGTAATCGACGAATTCGAATTGCAAGCTCTCTCCGTTTCCTCATCCCTGCTTGAAGACGCAGTGCGGATCGTGTTGGTGGTGTTTCTCGCTTCGTTGGCGGCAGCTCTGCTTTCGCGCCTGATGCGGCGCATAGAACAGAAGATGACAAGCAAACGAAGTGATCCAGATTCTGTTGGGAGGGTTGCAACTGCATACAGGAATGGTCTGATATTCGGGCGCATCGTGATATGGTCAGTTGCCGGGGTGACCTTGCTCTCGATCATGGGCCTATCCATAGCGCATTTGCTGACTGCTGCGGGAGTGGCCGGAATTGCAGCAGGTTTTGCCGCGCAGAGCCTGGTGAAAGATTACTTTTCCGGATTTATCATACTGCTTGAAGGGCAGCTGCGCGTCGATGACATAGTCGAGATCGGTGGCCATATTGGAGTGGTAGAAGAAATCACGCTGCGAAGCGTTCGTCTGCGCGATTACTATGGCAAGGTGATTTTCATGCCATGTGGGAACATTACCAATGTCGTTAACAAGACCATGGAATATTCCAGGTCGGTAATCGATGTCGGTATCGCCTATCGCGAAAAAGACAGACGAGGCGTTGGGCATTATGCACAGCGTTGCCTTGCAGATGGCTAA
- a CDS encoding mechanosensitive ion channel family protein, giving the protein MHSVALQMAKDRAFADRIIDEPEIIGAEALGDSAVILRLRLKVTPGAQWEVRREFFRRIKQAFDETGIDIPFPQLTLYPGLPKDGPAPPLNIRLGQTEAAVKNA; this is encoded by the coding sequence ATGCACAGCGTTGCCTTGCAGATGGCTAAGGATCGCGCCTTTGCAGACCGCATAATTGATGAGCCCGAAATTATCGGTGCGGAAGCGCTCGGTGACAGTGCCGTCATATTGCGACTGCGCCTGAAGGTGACGCCAGGAGCACAATGGGAAGTGCGCAGGGAGTTCTTCCGCAGGATCAAGCAGGCATTCGACGAGACTGGCATCGACATACCATTCCCGCAACTTACCCTGTATCCGGGGCTCCCGAAAGATGGCCCTGCCCCTCCGCTGAACATCCGGCTTGGACAAACCGAGGCTGCGGTGAAGAATGCTTGA
- a CDS encoding phosphate-starvation-inducible PsiE family protein, which translates to MKDDRKDKPMLANFLRLRKMTRAEWSAMSFYEKFEDAIVIVLSGIIAIVVIAAVWSLLREVVTSLVLGALDPLDFATFQTVFGMIFTAVIALEFKRSLLVAADRGFGVLQVRTIILIALLAIVRKFIILNLADTSAAKVAALSGAVLALGAVFWLVRDQDRQERLEQAQE; encoded by the coding sequence TTGAAAGACGACCGCAAGGATAAACCAATGCTCGCGAATTTTCTGAGATTGCGCAAAATGACACGTGCAGAATGGTCTGCGATGTCCTTTTACGAGAAATTCGAGGACGCGATTGTCATCGTTCTCAGCGGAATAATCGCAATCGTCGTGATTGCGGCGGTTTGGTCATTGCTGCGCGAAGTTGTCACAAGCCTTGTCTTGGGCGCTCTTGATCCGCTCGATTTTGCCACTTTCCAGACTGTCTTCGGAATGATTTTTACTGCTGTGATTGCGCTTGAGTTCAAGCGTTCATTGCTCGTAGCTGCCGATAGGGGATTCGGTGTCCTGCAGGTGCGAACGATTATCCTGATTGCGCTGCTGGCAATTGTGCGCAAGTTCATCATTCTCAATCTGGCAGACACGAGCGCCGCGAAGGTCGCCGCGCTTTCGGGGGCTGTGCTGGCACTTGGTGCGGTATTCTGGCTCGTTCGCGATCAGGATCGGCAGGAGCGGCTTGAGCAAGCACAGGAATAG